The Vanessa atalanta chromosome 2, ilVanAtal1.2, whole genome shotgun sequence DNA window CCAATGTttgtatactataattatataaaacctatatatctatgtaactaatataattaataaggcaCGCACTGACTATTCCAGTAACTTATGTATAAgcgacatatgtatataaaggcatgcattataatttaattttttgtcatgctgtattatttccaaattatatttcaataagatcatacatattattgtaattgtttaatcGTTATAGTCAAAAGACTCGCAATAGCGAAGATACCGAATGTAGTAAATAGTATTATCGTATTGAAATATACGTAACACACAAATTTGGCTTACCTAATTTTATTGTCCGgatgattaattaaatgatttcgtTAGcagtataatatcaatatattatcgTAAACACCTACTGGACCAAATCAAACTTCTTGAATACACATATAGCATTTAATTACTCTATTTATACAGCATAAGATTAACAATATTCATAAACTATATCAAATCCAACAATCTCTGGCTATACCTTTTTTTCGATGGTACTAACGCTATTAACAAGAGAGCAAAACTTTATGATTTCAttactttcatataattttgtcaATATCAATAAGAGCAATGAATTAGCTAGAGCGTCAAAATCATGTAGGAACTGTATTGTGACGTCATAATCCGGCTTTCCGTCAGTCAGTTTCGGTAGGGAAAATCATATGGAACGACGTCTGATGATAATAATggtgagaaataaatttaagaataaagaaGAACTGCGTAGCTAATGAACGATAAATAATTGGTCGATATTGAATGATATAAGCGAAAATTCTAAGTGATGATAATTCTCAAGagtaaaattcctttattttatatgtaataagtatttaataacgaGTTCATAATGGATCACCATGAATAAAACATTCTAATAATTGACCAAAGGTATTGCTAACAGCAACGACACGAGACAACTGCTTTGGTCTTAGCCATAAGTACAAttcatttacatacaaatttgtAAAGTCAACAtttttgtgattaatttatCTAACTGCATTACATATGTTTAGCTACAATAAGATTACACTGATccaaattttctttaatatacaataacagACAAGCTTGGAATATATTGTTTTGCGCAAatgtattaactttataaactTTACGTCACTACAAGAGACGGAAAAGAGAAATATGAGACAGTGTTTGTCCCTAAGCTACTGGTACACCTATACACCAATGTGAGAACGTAGAGTAATGCATTCTTGCTACGCATCTAAATCTACGACAAGATCGTCATGTGCAGCAAcatcaacaaatatattttataattccttAGATATTCAAGAGTACatattgatataaaactattttcaattcatttaacaacttgtatttttttttaatagcaacaCTCTCACAACTGGTAagcttttgataaaaaaaatactaatgtcAGTTAAATGAATTAAGACAGTTTTATTTCAGAACTctgaagtattttataatacgagTAAAATTCTAGCAACATTTACAAACAATACCGTGATATGCGTTCAAAGATAATCTGTTGCAATCCGGGACGTTGTGACGTCGTGCGTACAAACTCATCTATTTAAATCCGTATTACATCTAACACCTCGAGCCATTGGATATACTTTTACTGTTTACTTCCAAAGTAAACGTTACAGACCTACGATATAGAGCGGACCCCTTAAATACAATCCGGTAAAGGATTAACATcgtataattgttaataatatcctAAAGCACTGCATAGGAATAATTCGCAGTTAATactgaacttttttttatataattcttagaatcaaatttttcaaaatatttttggcgCCAGAATTATCGGTacgagaataaatatatttcgcaaagaatattactatttttacaatCGTTGGACACACTAAAACTGACTAACTGTATTCctcaatatttcttattaaagtttattagatCTACTCCAATACATTGTGcacattgaatttttaaaattaaggaatactttaaatacaaataaaaatattcttcgatTCGAAACTCTTACctaaaaacattaattgtcAATGGTGTGTGATCTTCAAAGAAACTAAAATCCATTTTTAATGTAACACATTTTTATGACTATGGTAACattgtgattttttatatcacattcaaatatattgaaattgttaaattaaactaaattactaTCTTAAATATAAGTCTAGTATCATTTTAGAGATAAAATTAGTATTGCAATTTAATGCAATAAAACGATATCTTTAATTAAGCCTTTACAACTGTAATATTTATGGAATGTCAAAACCATAGAAAAATACTTCATTAAGTTGGAGAAAGGTAGCGTGAAACTGAAAATTCGAATCCGTAGTTTAAATGTAATAGTCAATTATACACATCTTCTTTGCGAACAAAGTCACGCCCTCACAAAGAGCACTTCAAAATCGTTAAAGAGAATCGAATTTTCAGCTCGAGAGTTAACAATTGCATAAACAACACAAAGCTGTTAGACGGCGGAACGTTCACAAATGTTAGAAGGTAAAACAAAAGCGTTTCACTTCCGGAGAGTGAAGTCGTCTCAGCGACCTCATTTTTTCGAAGAGTTTCACGATACCGCGAGGTCCGCGGATCGGAAAACGTTTCGAAAGAGTTTTACGAAACAAAGTAAGCGTTGGGGCGTCACGGGTGCGGTCCGAGCGGCGTTTACTTGAATCTGGCGAAGGCGGAGCTGAGCTCGTTGAGCGCGGCGCCGGTGACGGCCTGCCCCACGGCCTGGTTGATCTGCTGGCGCACGTGCGGCGGCAGCTGCGTCGCCGCGCCCGGGCCCGGCCGTCTAGTTCAGGTGCTTCTGTTTATTTTACTACTCACATCGCGTCTAGGGACAGGGTGGGCGAGGAGGAGGACTTCTGGGCGGAGTTAATGAATAGATAGAATCGATAAAATCGTCTCACAGCCTCTCTGTAAGATTTTTTCTGAGTAATGTAACTGCCATAATGTAGCTTAGGAAAGTGACTAAGACGAGTTATTTACGAGTTCTTACAGGGCAACTGTGAATGTATCTCGTTGCGGAAAGAATATAGTTTGaacttatagaaataaataaaaatagttgaaactgtcgtattatttacaataagtcttttttttcgaatattaaaacaatcaagAAAATATCTGAAGACCACACACATTAGTGACAACTAGACATGCAGTGCATCTATATTACATGAacgtaaaacaaatatattaaacaccAATAATTCCGAAcggaacaaataattttaaagtgtaaGCTTAATTTAcatcgtaattttttaataagattttaagtGCTGgagtatattttacttaaatacacAATGACGTTATACTTATTCCAAAGACAGCTCTTCGATGAAAGCACAaccttataattacaaaaaaaaaaaaactaacaattatagattaaataacttgtagataaacaaattaatgtaataattatcatttcataCAGCTGTCCATAGAAAAAGTCATTGTTCGTCACTACAATCTAATCCCTACATATtttgttactaatatttaaatttggaagcaACGTTCTTTCAGACGTATCATAAGTATTCAtgatttaaattactaatattttgtataacattctgtataaatttttttcatCGTTACTGAACGATTGTTAacttattacaaaacatttcatAGCTGgcaatatacattttttcacataattaacataatatattatgcaatttgaaaaaatcattacaaattCTAAATAAGAACAAAgtgctaataaaaataactatacatAAGTAAGCATTACGACGACCCCTACGGTCGTTTTaacgttaaaaaattataattaatgtttttaactgCACTAAGTTAACATGCTCGTCAGTTAGTACCTCATCGTACGTAACTTATGTTATAACGCCGTGTCCGCGGTCCTAGCGCCGTCTGCGAACAACCACACACTACTGGAACCTTGCTAATATCCTTAATAATACATATGCCTATACAGCGGTGGGCGTATATTGAACAACGCAAGTGATCTGCATTAAAAATGATATCTatgtaaatttgaatttcgaaattaGTTCTTCTGCTTACATTATCAGACTAACTTATGCAAACCACTGTTTATTGTACTTAAAAAAGgtcatatatactataaaaccAAGTATGAAAAtaccattttataattaaaaaagatattagCGAAGGGTAATGTTAATAACCAATTTAATTCTAGGGAAAGTTTAGTggaattataagttataataaattattttactattataatgaaagtattatattgttataaagttGTGTAGAAAACAAGTCCTACAAACAAACTGCATTATGGCTGTTACATCACCCATTAAAAATTTTTGTTACACAAAAGCAAGCGAATAAGATAATATACTACACACTAGTAATATTAGCAATTGTGGATAATAGAACACAAcaaaatgtgaaatatttattacgatgTTAATTTCCTTTAAgcgtttatataaaagtttgaaatagatattatctcaattttattaggtattttacAGTATCCTGACATTATATTTTCTGTCCTCATCCCCGTACAGCCCATGTTAGGTCGGGTGAGAAGGACCTCatgcttttttttatcatagagagcttaaattaataataatattctggtGCCTCTACTTCATTGCAATAGAATCTTTTGTCCACTTGGGAATGATGACCGATCTATCTCATAATGTGTTTATGCTAAGATATAAGCATCGACCTCCCCGAGGCCTCGCGTACTCACGTGGGTATGAGGGGCGCGGGCAGGCCCTGCGACGGCAGCGGGCGCGCGCCGGGCGGGGGCGGCGCCGAGCCGCCGGGCCGCGATGGCAGCGGTGGCGCCGGCCGCCCCGCGCCGCCCGGCACCGGCGGCGCGCCGCGCTGGCCCAGCGAGCCTGCGGGAATGGATTGCTCGCTTGTATCATGTCTTTTATGTGTCGAATTgttcattatattttcatttctgaaCGACTGTCTTATGTTAATGAATATCAATAGTCAACGCCCAactttttcatcaaattctgatgcaattattgattaaagtattatattatatcaaagtgttactttaaaaataagtcCTAGTGTGCCtatcttatatacataaaatattacagttcatttcatttaatagtTCATTAGTAATGTAACTTTTTGGGTAGTGTTATGtgaaattttactataattagaCGTTACGTCATGTCATCAAATGAATATCTTAAGTCTCGTTATCAGCACTTAAAGAGTCTCGACATGATTGACTAGGACGTATTCGAAAGTGTAGGCCAGACCTTGctgcgcgggcgcggcgcgccGGGGCCCGCCGGGCGAGGGCGGCGACAGGCGCGGGTTGGAGTCGAGGCGGCTCTCGAGCCAGTCGTTCTTGACGGGCGGCGGCACGGGCGTGCTGACGGTGGCCATGGACACGTCCCCGATGATGCGCAGCGCCTCCTTGCACGCGTGGTACATGCGCAACATCTCTTCGCGCTTCAGCGCTTCCTCCGGAGACTCTTCCATCATTTGAGACTACCGATGAAGatcgattatatattaatatgggtCTTGAAATCTGCGTttcttaaattatcataaaagaaaaataattttatttggtaccagctataatatacttatcatttacGACACTTTTACTGATACACCGTTACACCGTTGCCATACCCATGTTAGTGATTTTACTGTTTACTATCGAACAGTTATCACctgcaatactttgtatttgaaggatgaatgagccagtaaAAATATAGGCCCAAATTATCGTATTTTTTGTGTTtggttaatgttttttacaGTGCCTACGGGTCACGAAGACTCCATAATCTACCAACAAAACATACTTTTTAACTCCCAAAATGACACTTTGTAAATACCTGATCACCAGAGGCATACAGATGTGCGAGGAGTTCCCCGTTGATGAAATCTTTGGCGTTGTTTATGATCATCATCATTATGGTCTTGGGCACGAGGTCACGTGTGGTCTTGGTCACGATGCGCATGTAGGAGTCGACAAGGTTGCGAATGGTCTCTACTTGGCGCTCCAACTGCGGATCCATGCTGCTAGTGCCTGACGTGTCCGAGCtctgaaatagaaaatattaagatattagtttttttatatttcatgagGATCCGGAGTGTCCCAGTTCAATGTATCAGTTATGTTGTAATCTGTTCAATAGTTAAAGTGCATGTGTCTtatcttacaaaataattgtgatTGTCACAATGTCAACAACACTGTATAAAAGGTCATAAAATGTTGTCTAAACATTTTAATGCTAATGTCATGTAcctatgaataatttatataattcaaaaagtaTACTTGACAATGGAATAATTAAAGAAACTCATTTTCACTTGTGTTGGTATTTAAACCCAATGTTGattttgtgtttgttttgttGTCTGTATCAAGttctagtaattataatttaacaaattttggtCCTCTAAAAGCATTGAGCACTACTGTACCACTATggctgtttattttaaaattatatgataactGAAACAATGAGATGATCAAATGGAAGCTTTATCAACGCATCAGGCTTTTAAATCCATAATACTATTCATTCGAACCATTTTGAGCTAAGTTTTTACAGTACTATAACATGCATTAGGCAGTTAGTATTAGtagcttattaaattaatcctaAAAATAACAACACCTGCAACACCTGCTCATACACCAGCTGTGTGTTAGCGCGGTACTCACCAAATCCAAATATTAGTAAACGAATCtcaaaaaagttttcatatttttactcTTCAAAATGAAACAGAGATCATTATTGCATTCCTTATATGAATCCCTAGTTATTTCAATCAAACCACAAACCTTCGAAATACTATTGACTTACTCTTTTATTTCCACCCAACCCCGGGAAAGGcagaaataactaaaaataaaaaaaaacataatgctTAAAAGAAGAAAAACTCAAAACGGACTTTTCACATGCTGGTTTTGTAAACTAAACGAAACTTTTCAtgataaatatcataaacaacTCTACGCAACACAATGTTAAAACTGCCCTAGAAACTACAAAACAGTTTGAAACTACCAAATAAAAgctgtgaaaataaatatacgaaaaGTAACACAGGGATTAGGGGATACcgtaccaaatattttttcttgtctttaatacataattaggatcttttttaatgaaacacgTTAAAACAAATCATCTTATTAATACTGCAATTAATGTGTATGTGAATACGCTTCAATATTAGCGTGATATTTGCGGCACACCAACACTTAAATTAGTATACATGCCTTATTCTACATTTGATGTTTCTTAAATGTATTTCAAGAAAATGCATTGTTTACTAATTTcgaatattgatattataatttgacgATATCTTCTTGAAATCCACTTTCAAGATAACATGTCATGATATTATGTGAAAATGTGATAAGTGATAAACATGTAAACCAAGTTAAAAAGCCTTCATTGACAAACCTCATTTCCTTCGCTCTGTACGGCATGGCAAAACAATAAATCATTGGATAACTTAACATTGACATATACATTGCATTAAaaagtatatgtacatatttctatggaaatatatattaaagaatttaataGTTGATTTTATGAAGCAATACACTGCTTAGATAGgctaagttttatataaagggAAAAATGAAAAAGAAGGTAAAAGGgtaaagaagaaagaaaaacaggcatacaataaaactataacGTGACATATACTTACATCTTCACCGTTTGCTGCCTCTGAAGTCTTTTCAGGGTAGACACCAGCTCGCAGGAAAGATGCTTTCCAAGAGTCAACGTCGTCCTGAGTTTCACATGATAACTCTAGCTGCTTGTAGTCCTGAAATGTCATGCCAAAAATCTCGTTATCGAAGTCTCGTTTTGATTACAGTCTTCTgttcaaataacatataatatttacgacCAGCGATGTCGATTGAAGTCTCGCGTCATTTCAAGTAAGTTTCGCGCAATGCGACACTACCCAAGAACCTACTCAGTTCTCAGTTCCATAGTTCAACtgcctttataaatataatttaagaaacaataatatCTGGCAAGGACATACCTTGTAGACATTTCTGCCCTCCGGGTTGAAGAGAGCGAACATGTGCCGGCGCGACATGAACCCCTGTTCGAGGTCACGCAGCTTGAGCCCGTCGAGCGGCAACATGTACTTCTTCTCGCGCTCCTCCTCGTCCTTGAACCACGAGATGCTCTCCGACGTCAGCACGAACCAGTAGTCACGGGACCCACCTGTAGTTACTCAGTGTAAACTACATCTGACCGGATTTCGGCCACGGCACAGGAATCGGCCAAGTATACAGGAGATATAGTGTACGAGTGTGGGCATAAACTGATGTTTTGCATGGACTCTTTATTCCCTCACTATCATTATCAGCTGGAACAGCAATAGCATACAAACGAAGAGAGATCAGGCACAGGACCAACGGTTTTACGAGCCTTTCGCGGCACAAAATTGTAACACTGCTAACTTCCTATGACAGAAAAactcaacattttttattagccCGATATGGTATTTAGAGCCTGGACCTCGGGATCCACAAGACTAAACCAACGAGGTAGATAAATAAAGcagaaattgatttatttagagAAGTTCAATAATATACtgaaaactaaactaaaaacgtaaatatttaaaaatgtcctCTAAATATCACCTTTCATGATTCCAAGATTGTGTATGCACATGTACCCTTTTCGGATGACTTGGTTGCCAAGTGCGCGGTGACCTGACTTTGCCGAGTTTTCAGATTGATTCTGTGcgctaaaattaaaacaaaatatatattcttactgAACTATTTTTTAGAGTAGCTCTTCGGTTTTCTAAtgccaatattttaatatatcttttaaaatgattCGCGATGATTTCCAAATATGATAGTATATGATAGTACATGGATGCGATGATATCCATTAATCGGGGCTTAAGATATAAATCCTTTACATTTTTCGATTTGGATTTAACCGAAGAGGGGGAAGCCATAAAATATAACCTATCGATAAAAGTGTGTGTACGGTATGTCTAACTTGGCGAAACCGATGAAGTCTTCGTGGTTGGTGTTCATGTAGGCCAGCTCGCAGTCCACGAACAGCACGAGCTGCTCCTTGCACTGCTGCTCGCGCGAGCGCACGTGCGACATGATGATGCGCTCCGTCTCCTCGCGCAGGCGCGGGTAGCGCGACATCTGCGGACATGCACTTGCGGCTCAGACGTGCCTAGCACATTATCTGCGTGTTTCGAATGATTTATTAACATGTTCTTGGCTCTTCGATGTCCATGACGTGATAAAATGGACTCGTTTTATTCTCTTAGTAGACATAAtggtatgtaattttattgctCATGAGATTTTgtggtattttaaaaaaaaatactccatTAATCCTAtattaatgaagaaaataaggtagcaaaaataatgaatgttttagtaaaatgtgttaaaaattataatgtaattttaactgtttggctcaaaataaataaaaaaaacctgacAAGAAAAAGAAGTGTGTGTTTTGTTTATGGTTTCAAACTTTGTGAATTGTGTCTGCTCTCAGgaggaataataatataatatgcattaaCATTTGTACACTCACCCTCTCTGTGCAAACGCGAACGACATTCGACAACTCCTGCACGACCAAGTCAACACACTTGAGACTCGGCTCTTTTAGACGAGCGATTTGTTTCTTTACTATCGCTTCGAACGCCATATCAGGAGTGAAAAGACCAacctataaaaacaattttcatttatgaCCCATTACgttaaatatagaaaagaaatagaatattaattaaaaaccaaaTGTATATTCTTTCATGGTCTGCAATTGGATGAtttcattatcattaaaatgattaatatatattttcaatgaatatgTTTCCATTAATTATAGTACTACTCACTCTGATACCGTGAATATTTCGAATAGCGAATGCAATTTCTCGTCGCAGTTCTTTCTCATCGAATtccattttaacaatttcgaatGGGAACCGTTCGTGGAACAATCTGTTTATTTTCGCACCTCCCGAGAGCTCGTTCGTGTTTATCTGAGCCGATCCAGAACCTTCGATCGTCCTTTCGAAGTCCGTCTGTAGCTGCTGGATCATTCTAGTTaacagaataaattatttgaaatgtattccTTGTCataaatacattcattatatatttttcaagatttttatcaccatttaatgaaatagttgattttataagcaaatatatttaaaaaatacaataaacatactGCAACATAGCCTTGGTCTTGATGGATGGGTCGTCTGGTCGGAAGTGCTTGTACTGTTCAACATCTTTCTCGAGGGTGAGCAGTTGTTTCTGCAACTTATCTCGCAAGCCGGGCAGCGTGTCGCGGATGTGGTTGGTGAGCTGTTGGTTCAGTACGCGCTGCAGGTACGGGGTGCCCAGTCGATCCGCAATGTGTCGGTACGATGGATGActgaaataaatagtttacgAACTGTTACGGTTTTTGTTGTAACAGacatttctattaataaaaaaatacaaaagtccCGTACAAATACAAGACGGTTATGTATTCACTTGGTGCAAAGCCTTGAGGGCaaggtaccaccctctcatcatatattctataaatatttagtactttgaaggatgagtgatccagtataacatattagttcccaaggttggtggcgcattggtaatatgataaacgattaatatttcaaaaaataataaaagtatattatataagagatcgctgttttagcgataaggccgcctattgtacatttttcttttctttgtttttgttgtactcctattatttttgtctatattggtgtgcaataaagagtatataaataaataaataaacatataaaattattaatatacgaaataaatataactcatACTAATTCGTTGCATTCAATTGATACTTGCACATAACAAGCTACATCCTCATTCCCCCAATAAACATCAAATGTACGCACTCACCTGAGGAAGAATTTCCTCTCAGCCGCGAGCGCGGCAGATATATCCTTCCTTCCATCGATATCCTTCTGTGAACGGTTGACAACGCCGATGTAGCCTCGTCTGAGTGGTAGCAGCTTGTTCTCCAGTACGTCACGAGCGTCCGTTCCTTCGTCCATGAGATCCAGCTTTGTGATTACGCCGATTGTACGAAGACCTAGTAcgttaacacaaattaatatctattatatattcaatcagTAAGTATTCGGGTAGCAAAAATCTTAGTGAGATAAAActcataagtttaataaaaaaaaaatactaatataaactCAAATCATAGCTCCCCATCAAGATAAATACGAGATAAGGGCTCACACCTACTATGCGGGAGCTTTGACATGACATTTAGATtagtaattttcaaaaatctatatgtttaatagaataaaattaaatctgtaaCGTTACAAATTCCAAACATTATTTTCCGATACCTGTACACTGTAcactacttttatttttcaaacgaATAAAACTTAGGTACACATGTAAATGAAATCAAGGTTCGACTATCATGTCTTATAATTATAGCAACATGAATCCATACAAACACTTGTAATCTCGCAACATTTAAAGACGCGATTGCATTAGTAATTGATACAATTACCTTGAGGGTCTACTTCTTTGGCAAGTTTTAAGGCATCGCTGTTCGCCAAGTCGGTGTTGGCCGGCGTGACGGCGAGGATGAGGCACGACTCGCGCCGTATGAACTGGAATATCATGGCTTTGATCTGTTGTTCGATATCAACCGGCTGATCTCCGATTGGCACCTTCGTCAGACCGGGCAAGTCGATCAACGTAAGATTGAGAACTGAAAAAGAGTTTgataaatcaataaatctttCCTGGGACAATATTCGCTCCTTTAATAACATTCCGCAGATATTCTtttcagattaaaaatattaataaagacatgttattatataactcaacaaaataatatagacGAGAAATGAGCAACGATATGACGATAAATgttagtatttgtttaattcaaGGCAAGGAtatgttacattaatttaattgtattcaatttacaaacttGGAGATtagtctgggtaagtaccaccctatcatcatatattcttccAATAATTAGTACTTTCTAGGGTGAgagggccagtgtaactacaaaaaCAAAGGACAGAACAACTTAGTgcccaaggtaggtggcgcttggagatgtaaggaatggtaaaaatTTCTTAAAGGCAGCGGTGACCGCTTATCATTAGGTAACCTACTGGTCCATCTGCCTacctatatgaaataaaaaaaaatcatgccaGTTATTCACGGAAAATCGACATTCCGGTGGTAGTTAGACATTTAATATATTCCTGAACAATGATGATTTAAAGGTGCTTGCAAAAAACTtctggaataaagtatattttgctaaattatagttttcatgttttcttacttataaatttaaaacttaaattgaaGAAATAGTAACCGCTAGCAAAACAGAGAAGTATAAAACCCAAGATTTTATACAATCGACTTATGTTACATGAAAAAACAGATttaagaacatttatttatacctaaaacctacgtCCTGTCCCCTAAACCTGGAGGATATAAAAGCCCGTTTCAGCTTCatacattttaacaaaatcaataacCGTTCTATTCGttgttaaaatcaataaatgatACGTcgcaacaattttatattttgtccaACAACAAAACTATTACTATAGATCGTGGTCACAAGAAGAACCATCCTttactacatattatataattaaaatgtttcataacATTGCATTTGGTATGACACATACGTATAACACTCCAACTCAATATTGATAGTAagattctttaaattatttatattttcctttaaataatCTGACAAATGAATAATCGAATGAGTCATAGGAAAACATCAGATAGGTATTGTTTCCAAAAGTTTATTAACAGAGGACTTTGAcctgaaatttaaataacttccaTTGAAAAAACTAAACATGGGTTTCTTTTACAGAattgaaactaaaatttattactaaggAATCActatagaaatttattattactagaaTCATTTTAGTAAGCCGAAATTATCCTCATGAAAAACCAAGCTTCTATCATTGGCCAGTAAAACAATGCTGTAAGAAAAAACACGTCATTGACCACattcattataacattaaaagtgAAA harbors:
- the LOC125074961 gene encoding dynamin isoform X7; translation: MAGNMGMEQLIPIVNKLQDAFTQLGVHMQLDLPQIAVVGGQSAGKSSVLENFVGRDFLPRGSGIVTRRPLILQLIHSNTEYAEFLHCKGKKFVDFNEVRGEIEAETDRITGSNKGISPVPINLRVYSPNVLNLTLIDLPGLTKVPIGDQPVDIEQQIKAMIFQFIRRESCLILAVTPANTDLANSDALKLAKEVDPQGLRTIGVITKLDLMDEGTDARDVLENKLLPLRRGYIGVVNRSQKDIDGRKDISAALAAERKFFLSHPSYRHIADRLGTPYLQRVLNQQLTNHIRDTLPGLRDKLQKQLLTLEKDVEQYKHFRPDDPSIKTKAMLQMIQQLQTDFERTIEGSGSAQINTNELSGGAKINRLFHERFPFEIVKMEFDEKELRREIAFAIRNIHGIRVGLFTPDMAFEAIVKKQIARLKEPSLKCVDLVVQELSNVVRVCTERMSRYPRLREETERIIMSHVRSREQQCKEQLVLFVDCELAYMNTNHEDFIGFANAQNQSENSAKSGHRALGNQVIRKGYMCIHNLGIMKGGSRDYWFVLTSESISWFKDEEEREKKYMLPLDGLKLRDLEQGFMSRRHMFALFNPEGRNVYKDYKQLELSCETQDDVDSWKASFLRAGVYPEKTSEAANGEDSEGNESSDTSGTSSMDPQLERQVETIRNLVDSYMRIVTKTTRDLVPKTIMMMIINNAKDFINGELLAHLYASGDQSQMMEESPEEALKREEMLRMYHACKEALRIIGDVSMATVSTPVPPPVKNDWLESRLDSNPRLSPPSPGGPRRAAPAQQGSLGQRGAPPVPGGAGRPAPPLPSRPGGSAPPPPGARPLPSQGLPAPLIPTRPGPGAATQLPPHVRQQINQAVGQAVTGAALNELSSAFARFNRPVPNVPPKLPERPQNGRPF
- the LOC125074961 gene encoding dynamin isoform X9, with product MAGNMGMEQLIPIVNKLQDAFTQLGVHMQLDLPQIAVVGGQSAGKSSVLENFVGRDFLPRGSGIVTRRPLILQLIHSNTEYAEFLHCKGKKFVDFNEVRGEIEAETDRITGSNKGISPVPINLRVYSPNVLNLTLIDLPGLTKVPIGDQPVDIEQQIKAMIFQFIRRESCLILAVTPANTDLANSDALKLAKEVDPQGLRTIGVITKLDLMDEGTDARDVLENKLLPLRRGYIGVVNRSQKDIDGRKDISAALAAERKFFLSHPSYRHIADRLGTPYLQRVLNQQLTNHIRDTLPGLRDKLQKQLLTLEKDVEQYKHFRPDDPSIKTKAMLQMIQQLQTDFERTIEGSGSAQINTNELSGGAKINRLFHERFPFEIVKMEFDEKELRREIAFAIRNIHGIRVGLFTPDMAFEAIVKKQIARLKEPSLKCVDLVVQELSNVVRVCTERMSRYPRLREETERIIMSHVRSREQQCKEQLVLFVDCELAYMNTNHEDFIGFANAQNQSENSAKSGHRALGNQVIRKGYMCIHNLGIMKGGSRDYWFVLTSESISWFKDEEEREKKYMLPLDGLKLRDLEQGFMSRRHMFALFNPEGRNVYKDYKQLELSCETQDDVDSWKASFLRAGVYPEKTSEAANGEDSSDTSGTSSMDPQLERQVETIRNLVDSYMRIVTKTTRDLVPKTIMMMIINNAKDFINGELLAHLYASGDQSQMMEESPEEALKREEMLRMYHACKEALRIIGDVSMATVSTPVPPPVKNDWLESRLDSNPRLSPPSPGGPRRAAPAQQGSLGQRGAPPVPGGAGRPAPPLPSRPGGSAPPPPGARPLPSQGLPAPLIPTRPGPGAATQLPPHVRQQINQAVGQAVTGAALNELSSAFARFNRPVPNVPPKLPERPQNGRPF